A window of the Pararge aegeria chromosome 2, ilParAegt1.1, whole genome shotgun sequence genome harbors these coding sequences:
- the LOC120634852 gene encoding extensin-like, with protein sequence MAAQQCLPLLCIILAGVYAEPTPGRIPKVYNALITSNQNLEPSKAYPVYQPVLHNAFPFPYQPVFYGDIPLTNGLIPAVPAARPQEPSANPKESPPSPTDAPAEPVPSEQPSPSPQPEQRPVSGDETAAPAPSPPEPPRTESPIPLNEFGLPPQILPLGGGHFSPAYQYTQLAFPYTYPGLRFYDPYNPFGFQPYGGLPLYQPLTNILGAGAPVPPPRAETPVASPVSSDKTSQTPPPEPSDLNLLNYSSKDPAIPNVPPPPLPKGGLKTNAE encoded by the exons TTGCTCTGCATAATTCTTGCTGGCGTTTATGCTGAACCTACTCCAGGGAGGATTCCGAAAGTGTACAACGCTTTGATAACATCGAATCAGAACTTGGAGCCGAGTAAAGCTTATCCCGTGTACCAGCCAGTGTTGCACAATGCTTTCCCATTCCCGTACCAACCTGTATTTTACGGAGACATCCCTTTAACAAAT GGCCTCATTCCTGCAGTTCCTGCGGCTCGTCCACAAGAACCAAGTGCAAATCCCAAAGAATCGCCACCATCACCAACTGATGCTCCAGCGGAACCGGTACCTTCAGAACAACCTTCCCCGTCGCCACAACCCGAACAACGTCCAGTATCAGGAGACGAAACGGCTGCTCCAGCACCATCGCCCCCTGAACCACCGAGAACAGAGTCACCAATTCCCCTCAATGAGTTTGGCCTGCCACCACAAATCTTACCTCTTGGAGGGGGCCACTTCAGTCCCGCCTATCAATACACCCAATTAGCTTTCCCTTACACATACCCTGGTTTACGTTTTTATGATCCCTATAATCCTTTCGGCTTCCAACCATATGGCGGATTACCACTTTACCAACCGTTAACAAACATTTTGGGTGCTGGTGCGCCTGTCCCACCCCCTAGAGCAGAAACTCCTGTAGCGTCCCCTGTATCTTCAGACAAAACGTCTCAGACTCCACCCCCTGAACCAAGCGATCTGAATCTCCTCAATTACTCTTCTAAAGATCCTGCAATACCCAATGTACCACCACCTCCTCTTCCAAAAGGCGGCTTGAAAACGAATGCTGAGTAG